The following proteins are co-located in the Anser cygnoides isolate HZ-2024a breed goose chromosome 2, Taihu_goose_T2T_genome, whole genome shotgun sequence genome:
- the C2H6orf62 gene encoding uncharacterized protein C6orf62 homolog, with product MGDPNSRKKQALNRLRAQLRKKKESLADQFDFKMYIAFVFKDKKKKSALFEVSEVIPVMTNNYEENILRGVRDSSYSLESSLELLQKDVVQLHAPRYQSMRRDVIGCTQEMDFILWPRNDIEKIVCLLFSRWKGSDEAFRPVQAKFEFHHGDYEKQFLHVLSRKDKTGIVVNNPNQSVFLFIDRQHLQTPKNKATIFKLCSICLYLPQEQLTHWTVGTIEDHLRPYMPE from the exons ATGGGGGACCCAAACTCCCGGAAGAAACAAGCTCTGAACAGACTTCGTGCTcagcttagaaagaaaaaagaatctttaGCTGACCAGTTTGACTTCAAGATGTACATTGCCTTTGTGTTCAAGGACAAG aagaaaaagtcagCGCTTTTTGAAGTGTCTGAAGTGATACCAGTCATGACCAataattatgaagaaaatatccTGAGAGGTGTGCGGGATTCCAGCTATTCTTTGGAAAGTTCCTTAGAGCTTCTGCAGAAGGATGTAGTACAGCTTCATGCACCCCGCTACCAGTCTATGCGCAGG GATGTGATCGGCTGTACCCAGGAGATGGACTTCATTCTTTGGCCTCGTAATGACATTGAGAAGATAGTCTGTCTCCTGTTCTCTCGGTGGAAGGGATCTGATGAAGCCTTTAGGCCTgttcag GCCAAGTTTGAGTTTCATCATGGTGACtatgaaaaacagtttctgcATGTTCTGAGCCGAAAGGACAAGACTGGAATTGTTGTCAACAACCCTAACCAGTCAGTGTTTCTCTTCATTGACAGACAGCACTTGCAG ACTCCAAAAAACAAAGCTACAATCTTCAAGTTATGCAGCATCTGCCTGTACCTGCCACAGGAGCAGCTCACTCACTGGACGGTTGGTACCATAGAGGATCACCTCCGTCCTTACATGCCAGAGTAA